The genomic interval ttgttttctttgtttctatttcatttatttctgctctgatctttatgatttctttccttctgctaactttgggttttgtttgttcttctttctctagttcctttaggtgtaaagttagattgtttgagatttttcttgtttcttgaggtaggcttatattgctataaacttccctcttaggactgcttttgctgcatcccataggttttggatcattgtgttttcattgtaatttgtctctaggtattttttgatttcttcagtgatctcatggttatttagtaacgtactatttgtgttttttacgtttttttctctgtaattggtttctaatctcatagtgttgtggtcagaaaagatgcttgatatgatttcaattttcttaaatttactgaggcttgatgtgacccaagatgtgatctatcctagtgAATGTTCTgtacgcacttgagaagaaagtgtaatgtgctgtttttggatggaatgtcctataaatatcaattaaatcaatctggtctattgtgtcatttaaagctgtgtttccttattaattgtctgtttggatgatctgtccattggtataagtgaggtgttagaagtcccccactattactgtgttactgtcgatttcctcttttatagctgttagcagttgccttatgtattgaggtgctcctatgttgggtgcatatatatttatatatcctcttggattgatgccttgatcattatgtagtgtccttccttgtctcttgtaacattctttattttaaagtctattttatctgctatgagtattgctactccagctttcttttgatttccatttgcatggaatatctttttccatcccctcactttcagtctgtatgtgtccctaggtctgaagtgggtctcttgtagacagcatatatatgggtcttgtttttgtgtccattcagcaagcctgtgtgttttgattggagcattttatccattcacgtttaaggtaattatcaatatgtatgttcctattaccattttcttaattgttttgggtttgtttctgtaggtccttttcttctcttgtgtttcccacttagagaacttcctttagcatttgttgtagagctggtttggtggtgctgaattctctgagcttttgcttgtctgtaaagcttttgatttctccgtcaaatctgagtgagatccttgctgggaagggtaatcttggttataggttcttccctttcatcactttaaatatgtcatgccactcccttctggcttgtagagtttctgctgagaaatcagctgttaaccttatgggagttcccttatatgttatttgctgtttttcccttgctgctttcaataatttttctttgtctttaatttttgccaatttgattactatgtgtctcggcgtgtttctccttggatttatcctgaatgggactctctgtgcttcctggacttgggtggctatttcctttcccatgttagggaaggttttgactataatctcttcaaatattttctcgggtcctttctctctctctcttctccttctgggacccctataatatgaatgttgttgcatttaatgttgtcccaggggtttcttaggctgtcttcatttcttttcattcttttttctttgttctgttctgcagcagtgaattccaccattctgtcttccaggtcacttatccattcttctgcctcagttattctgctatcaatTCCTTcaggtgtatttttcatttcagttgttgtatttttcatctcagtttgtttgttctttaattattctaggtctttgctaaacatttcttgcatcttctcgatctttgtctccattctttttcggaggtcctagatcatcttcactatcattattctgaattctttttctggaaggttgcctatctccacttcatttagttgttttcctggggttttatcttgtcccttcatccggtacatagccctcttccttttcatcttgtctatctttctgtgaatgtggtttttgttccacgggctgcaggattgtagttcttcttgcttctgctgtctgccctctggtggatgaggctatctaagaggcttgtgcaagtttcccgatgggagggactggtggtgggtagagctggataTTGCTCTGGTGGTCAGACCTCAgtaaactttaatctgcttgcctgctgatgggtggggctgggttccctccctgttggttgtttggcctgaggcgacccaacacagtagcctacccgggctctttggtggggctaatggcagactctgggagggttcatgccaaggagtacttcccagagcttctgctgccagtgtacttgtcctcacggtgagacacagccaccccccgcctctgcaggagaacctccaacactagcaggtaggtctggttcagtctcctatggggtcactgctccttcccctgggtcccgatgcacacgcTACTTGGTGTGTGcgctccaagagtggagtctctatttcccccagtcctgtcgaagtcctgcaatcaaatcccgctagccttcaaagtctgattctctaggaattcctcctcctgttgccggacccccaggttgggaagcctcacgtggggctcagaactttcactccagtgggtgggcttttgtggtataagtgttctccagtttgtgaatcacccacccagtagttatgggatttgattttattgtgattgcgcccctcctaccgtctcactgtggcttctcctttgtctttggatgtggggtatcttttttggtgagttccagtgtcttcttgtcaATAAtagttcagcagttagttgtgattccagtgctttCGCAAGAGGGAGtcagagcacgtccttctactccgccatcttgaaccagtctctcAAGGGACTTTTAACAGTTCCTTTGCCTATTTCATTCTTGCCCTTTGaagtaaaataatctaaaaaatgcTTCCTTTGGTAAATTAAGAGTGCCTCACCACTGTGTGatggtgtgtattttatatttgttgtaccttgcatttctttttacCATACCCCTTGACTCTATTCATCTCTTTATCTCAATCTGCATAGAAAATGATATACTGTTGCTATCAGTGATCCCCTAAACCCTCGAACTGTCATTGGCCcctaaacaaagataaataatatcCTCTAGGAAATTTAGGgacctaactttttttttgtttaatttttattggagtatagttgatttacaatattgtgttagtttccgctgtacagcaaagtgaatcagttatacatatacatatatccactcttttttagattattttcccatataggtcattacagagtattaagaagagttccctgtgctatacagtgggtccttgttagctatctattttatatatactattgtgtatatgtcaatccccatctcccaatttatcacccTGCACCACCGCTGCtttcctcctggtaaccataagtttgttttctacagctgtgactctatttctgttttgtaaataggttcatttgtaccatttttttagattccacatataagcggtatcatatgatgtttgtttttctctgtctgacttcactcagtatgacactctctaggtccatcagtgcaaatgatattatttcgttctttttttttttttgcggtacgcgggcctctcactgctgtggcctctcccgcagcagagcaacaggctccggacgcgcaggctcactggccatggctcatgggcccagcctctccacggcatgtgggatcttcccagactggggcacgaacccgtgtcccctgcatcggcaggcggactcccaaccactgcgccaccagggaagcccctatttcgttctttttttatggctgagtaaaatattctgctatatatatatatatatatatatatatatatatatatatatatatgacatcttctttatccattcctctgtcaatagacatttaggtttattccatgtcctggctagtgtaaatagtgctgcagttcaacattggggtgcatatatcattttgaattatggttttctctggatatacgtccaggagtggaattgctggatcatatggtagctctatttttagtttttaaaggaacctccattacTATTTTCCATAACTTCTTGATCCTTAAAAGACATAGGCTGGGATGTCTTTGGCTAAAGGGATTGTCCATTAGAGAAAGTTTGGGGCTCTGAACAGAAAGCAACTTCTCCTTTGACTTTCTTTCCTGGGCAGATCTTGCTGTCACTGCTATTACCACGCCAGAACCGCCTAAGAAGTGAGATTGAAGAAGGCCTGGACATGAACCTCCTTAGGCAGGAAGCAGAACACGGAGCCCTGAATGTCCCTCGTCTCTCTAAGTACATTCTCAACATGATGACTCTGCTGTGTGCGCCAATTCGAGATGAAGCAGTGCAGAAACTAGAGAACATCACAGACCCTGTTCGGTTACTGAGGTGTGAAACTCGACCAGTTTCTTGAAACCTGCCTCAGCCCCTGGGCCGGGCACAGCTGGGCCGGACACTGGGTCACAGCCTCTGTCTTGGCTGGCTCTTCCCTACTGAAGACCTGACTAACTCCTCTTTTCTCTGGTCTATtagcttttcttttccaaagatgGCCTTAGATTGATTGCCCCCTATACACCATCCTACCATAAATCATTGGAGTATGTAATCCTTTCTTCTAAGGAATTCAAACATCCCTATCCCAGGTTTTCTTATTGCATTTCACACAATATGAGGGATAGGGATGGGAGGTTACCCCTTTTTCAGAGCTATAGAAACCATGacccagaaagttaaaaaaaaagtgaattgtcCAAAAATAGCTCAGAAATAGCATCAGCTAAAATCCCACTTCCCAGAGAGGTTCGTCAGCATGGTGCTGTGTGTCCTTCCACTGACTACTCTTTTTTTAGGAGACATAGAATGACTGTTGTGGAAAGGTCTGAAGGCTTTAGCATCCAGAGACTTATCTGttcctagctctgccactcactcactTACTTACTCACTCTGGGCCTTGGGTCCTAGGCCTCAGTGCCATCTTTTGTAAATTTAGGAGGCAGAACTAAGTTAGTTTTAAAGCCCCTCCTACCTCTAGAATATGGTGATTTAATGATATCTTGTGTAGGTTCCCCCTCACTGGATTTCCTTTCATAGtataaatattctatttcctCCTGTGTCAGAGGAATCTTCCAGGTTCTGGGCCTGATGAAAATGGACATGGTGAACTACACTATCCAGAGCCTTCAGCCCCAACTGCAGGAACATTCCATCCAGTGTGAACGAGCTAAATTTCAGGAACTCCTCAACAAGCAGCCTAGTATGTATATAACTTGAGGGCAGGAGCAGGGAATATGACTTTGGGTCTGACTTTAATGATGTGAGAGAGTACTCTGCCTCTTTTTAGGAGCAGAAAGTTTCTTCCTCAGATGGGGGTGGCAGAAGGAATAGTTAATCTAAGCCAGAAAGACTTCCCTCCACCAAAGCATTTACTTATTGAGGAGGAGGAGATCTTGAATCTTCGTCCCAAGGCCTCCGTGTTGTAGGAGCTGAAGATAATTACGCACTCTTCCTGTCACAGGCCTCAATCACACTACCAAGTGGCTGACCCGAGCGGCGGCAGACCTCTCCACGCCGCCGCCTAGTTGCCCTGACTCTCCCGACTCCTCCAGTGTGGTTTGCCCCTCTCCAAGTGAGGCAGCCAACAGCCCGGAGCCCCTCAACCCCAAAATGGTGCTGTCCCAGGGCTTCCTGAACCTCCTCCTCTGGGACCCCGAAGATGAAGAGTTCCCTGAGGTAGGACTGTGGGGGGCCTTGCCTTGTTGTCTGGGACTGAGGACTTGCATGGGGACCTTCCTCTCCTGACCCACTCTGCCTGCTTCCCCAGACCCTGCTGATGGACAGAGCCCAGCTGCAGGAGCTGGGGGCCCAGCTGCGCCAGTTAACCATCCTGGCCTCGGTCTTGCTAGTGGCCAGCAGCTTCTCTGGCAGTGTTCTGTTTGGCTCGCCTCAGCTTGTGGATAAGCTGAAACGCATAACCAAAGCCCTGATGGAGGAGTTGAAGTCCAGGTGAGTTGCATAGGTCTTTTTTAGAGTAACGACAGGTGATATGAAGGCACAGGCAGGTAATGAAGGATGCCTTACGTTCCACAACAAACCACAGAAAGGCCCTTTGGAATCATTCACAAAGATTGTTGGTATCTTTCCATAAGTGGCCTTGGGGCttgtaacaaagaaaaataaaacttccttCCAGAAGTGTAGCGTGGAGGATAGTTTCCTATAAAATGATTCACTAGCTTGCTCGCTACAGAAGAGTCTTTATCTAGTTGAGTGGGCTGGTCGTACGTATCTCCAGGAGTCGACCAGTCAGCAATGTTGATTGAATATCACTGAGCGCAGGGTGTCACACCAAAGGAAAATGCGGAATCGGAAGGCCAGGTTTGTCATTGTAATTGGTGAGAGTATGACAGATGACCATGGAAAATGTCCAAGAAAGTGTTAAAAGTGTGCATACATGAATAAACCCCATGGGGCTGAAGAATGCTGAGTGGATACGAAATCCTTGTCCAGAGTTGATTTTATAGTTTATCTTGTTTTCTAAGAAGAAGAACATGGTATCATACAGAGAAAGAAGTCAGTATCTGGAGGGTAACAGTGAAGACACTGACCCTGCCCACtgggctctgtgcttccagggCCTGGGGTGAGGGCAGAAGGGTGGCTGGGCATCTCCCTCACATGGGCCCAACTTCTGGTGTGGAGCTTCGGGGCTCAGGGCCACCCCTGGGTACCAGCTTACTCTCCTTCACGGTCTAGGCCTGAGGAGGAGGCTATGCTGACTGTGAGTGAACAGGTGTCTCAGGAAATCCATCAGAGCCTCCAGAACATGGGCCTTGCTGCTCTGAGCAGCGACAACACAGCATCGCTGATAGGAGAGCTCCAGAACATCACCAAGAAGGAGAACTGTGTCCACAGTGTCATTGGTGAGCATGCCTGTGGGGTGGTGGGAATGCTGAGGCGAGAGCCAGTCCCCACCCTGGAAGGTGCTTACTGAACCATTTAACCATAAAGGGCATGATGATTGGGCAAGTCACTGTGTAGGCTTTAGTTGTTGTATAATGCTGGGTTGAAAATATATCCCTTTTAGTTTAAAGACTGACTCTATGGTTGAAGGAAGATTTGTACCGGGAATTCATGGCTTCTAGGTGTGGCATACTGTCCAGCCAATGTGGTTAAGTCATCCCTGGCCTTCTGGGTCATTTTTGGCTGCAGTCTAAGACATGTGACACCCACTCCCTGCCAACAAGAAGTTGATGCTGAATTAGGCTGGAGGACATGTTCCCAAAGCAGGGGTTTCCCCTGTCCCATGTTGGAATGGTGGCCATGAACTTGACCTTGCTCTTAACCTCAGCCATCTGAAGGGTCAGTCAAAGATCCTCCTGTTATGTCAAATACCAGGATTTAACTGATGAATACTTAAGGAATCTTTTGACTAGAAATGTGCTAGCCCACTAGTTTTGGATCTTTGCTTTGTCCTTGGGAATTAGGTAGCAGCCCCCTTCCCAAACAAAACATCCCAAAAAAATTTCCTTATGTCTAGGTGCGTGGGTAGGTCAGTGACTATCTCAGTTAACTTTGAACTTGGGTGAGTAGAGTGCAGGGGGCAGTGTTTCTCCCTGAAAGTTGTTTGCTCTTTCCCTTCTCACTGTCTATTCCTGCTCACAGGTCAGCGGATCCACTTGTTCCTCAAATGCTGTTTGGTTCTTGGTGTGCAGCGGTCTCTGCTAGACCTCCCTGGAGGCCTTACCCTCATTGAGGCAGAGCTGGCAGAACTGGGCCAAAAGTTCGTCAACTTAACGCACCACAATCAGCAGGTGTTTGGCCCCTTCTACATGGAGATCTTAAAAACCCTCATCCCCCCAGCCCAGGCACTGGAGACAGAAGTGGGGTCTCTCTGATGACACTGGCTCCAAGCCCTGGTACCTTGGACCCAGGAGAGAAGCCCATCATTCTCTTGGGGTGACATCACCAGTGACCAGCAGAGCAGCAAGCCCTCTCCCCGTCTGCAGCCAGTACACTACGCTGCAGTGACCAAGCATGTAAACACTGGCTGGCCCAAACTCATTCACTAATAAACTTCTGAACTGCAAGCAAACGCCATGCTTCCTGTGTGGCAGCTGTGGCCAGGCCCTGTGTCCTCTGCCCCCCACTAGTGAGCAGCCGGCAGGCCCTGGTTTTTCCTCCAGGTGCTGCCTTCAGCACGCAAGGCTGAGAAGCCAAGACACGCAGGTACTATAACATTATATAACATTTTCTCTGAGGGTAAAGCATTTCTCTGAGGGCTCTGAGAATTCTGTGGAATTATCCAAAATGTGAGTATATTTCTGGAAGTCAGAAATTGGTTTTGTCTAATTCAGTTCTCAGGATTGAGTGTGATTGAAAAAAGTTACTAGAAACCTCATTTCCAGGACCAGATTCCCCTGAAGGTTTCAAATGATGCCACAAGAGGTCAGGAAGAGTgagagcctcagctttctcttctgttGCAGGGGTTCTGAAGCAGGGCGCTAGCTGGGGCCAGATGACAATGGATGTTGGCTCATAGCGGGCGTCCTGCTGAGGACAGGTCCGAGTTCCtgtgcgctctctctctctcaggtgtCCAGAGTTCAGTCTTGGCCAGTTGGATCATTGACTGGTTTGGTCAAGTTTATCCTTAGTCCTGTTCTCTAGCTGAGTGGCTGAGTAAGTCTCCTGTTCCTTCCTCTCTAAGCTTAGAAGCCCCTGTTCTTCCCGACAGAGGCCATGTGGGCGTCCCAGTGTGGAACACCCTCCACCCTTCTTCCCACTTCCAGACTGAGACTGTCCCTGGCAGTTGTGGCTGTGAGCTCTGCTGTTGGCATCACAAATGAGAGCTGTTTTAGGAAGGACCTGGGCTTGTCTCCTGGGCTTGTTGAGATCCAGCCCCTCATTCTCGGGCAGACCGCAGCAGACCAGCCCTGACCTAGGACGGCTGAAATGAGGAAATGTTCCCTTCACATTTGGCCCTTTGTTGGTAATGgataagagagaaaatggaaactcACTTTCTGCTCTCAAGATAGGGCGAAGACAATCAATGTTCTCACCATTTCAGGAGATGGAGGGAGCTGAATATAGGAAGAACATCTAGGAAGTCTAGGAAGAACATCTGAAGGGGGATTTGAGTTCCATTAGCCCAGGATTTCTCCTGATTGACTTCCTTTTTTAGAGAGTAGAGCCTAGATGGGTGACAGAGCCAGGCCAACAGTGGACCTTTACTGTGACCAGAAAAGCTGGAGGGCCTGGATCGTTCAGTTTCCAATCTTGTAGCTGGACATCCTCGAGATGGGGAAGCCCAGAAAAAGGATGTGTTTCATAGACAGTGAGGCTTGCCTAGATGGAGTCTCTGATTTGCAACTATTTGAATTTGTTAAAAATCCATATTTTGGAAGCCTCCTTATCTTAGAGGCAGAAGTGCTCTGAAGGGGTTCCTGAGAAGAGGACTGCCTGGTTGGTGGGTGCAGATACTGGGCTGACAATAGAACTTTGCTTTGCACTTCATAATTAAAATCCGCAACGATTGATTTCTTAgaaattttgagttgattttcttGTGCTTCCATGTGGA from Delphinus delphis chromosome 10, mDelDel1.2, whole genome shotgun sequence carries:
- the TCP11 gene encoding T-complex protein 11 homolog isoform X2, with translation MTDVEENVPLKDPGDAESGPCKPETSGPTRQYMSSPKNHPFSLIDTVNDVSKLSKEIGMNHDFHMEEKVLPPSSLEGRVKETMHNAFWDHLEEQLLATPPDFSCALELLKEIKEILLSLLLPRQNRLRSEIEEGLDMNLLRQEAEHGALNVPRLSKYILNMMTLLCAPIRDEAVQKLENITDPVRLLRGIFQVLGLMKMDMVNYTIQSLQPQLQEHSIQCERAKFQELLNKQPSLNHTTKWLTRAAADLSTPPPSCPDSPDSSSVVCPSPSEAANSPEPLNPKMVLSQGFLNLLLWDPEDEEFPETLLMDRAQLQELGAQLRQLTILASVLLVASSFSGSVLFGSPQLVDKLKRITKALMEELKSRPEEEAMLTVSEQVSQEIHQSLQNMGLAALSSDNTASLIGELQNITKKENCVHSVIGQRIHLFLKCCLVLGVQRSLLDLPGGLTLIEAELAELGQKFVNLTHHNQQVFGPFYMEILKTLIPPAQALETEVGSL
- the TCP11 gene encoding T-complex protein 11 homolog isoform X3 gives rise to the protein MNHDFHMEEKVLPPSSLEGRVKETMHNAFWDHLEEQLLATPPDFSCALELLKEIKEILLSLLLPRQNRLRSEIEEGLDMNLLRQEAEHGALNVPRLSKYILNMMTLLCAPIRDEAVQKLENITDPVRLLRGIFQVLGLMKMDMVNYTIQSLQPQLQEHSIQCERAKFQELLNKQPSLNHTTKWLTRAAADLSTPPPSCPDSPDSSSVVCPSPSEAANSPEPLNPKMVLSQGFLNLLLWDPEDEEFPETLLMDRAQLQELGAQLRQLTILASVLLVASSFSGSVLFGSPQLVDKLKRITKALMEELKSRPEEEAMLTVSEQVSQEIHQSLQNMGLAALSSDNTASLIGELQNITKKENCVHSVIAQALETEVGSL
- the TCP11 gene encoding T-complex protein 11 homolog isoform X1, which codes for MNLLRQEAEHGALNVPRLSKYILNMMTLLCAPIRDEAVQKLENITDPVRLLRGIFQVLGLMKMDMVNYTIQSLQPQLQEHSIQCERAKFQELLNKQPSLNHTTKWLTRAAADLSTPPPSCPDSPDSSSVVCPSPSEAANSPEPLNPKMVLSQGFLNLLLWDPEDEEFPETLLMDRAQLQELGAQLRQLTILASVLLVASSFSGSVLFGSPQLVDKLKRITKALMEELKSRPEEEAMLTVSEQVSQEIHQSLQNMGLAALSSDNTASLIGELQNITKKENCVHSVIVSIPAHRSADPLVPQMLFGSWCAAVSARPPWRPYPH